From Pseudomonas fluorescens, one genomic window encodes:
- the narI gene encoding respiratory nitrate reductase subunit gamma, producing MSKWNLLAFGIYPYVALAICLIGSWARFDLSQYTWKAGSSQMLSGRGMRVASNFFHIGVLFVLAGHFVGLLTPASVYHHVISTEHKQLLAMVSGGFFGLLCLIGLLMLVNRRLSDPRVRATSSTSDILILLVLLAQLVLGLLTIVASTSHMDGSVMVMLADWAQNVVLLRPIEAAQSIAEVGLVYKLHVFLGLTLFVLFPFTRLVHIVSAPIWYLGRRYQIVRQKF from the coding sequence ATGTCTAAGTGGAATCTGTTGGCGTTCGGGATTTATCCCTATGTCGCCCTGGCGATTTGCCTGATCGGCAGCTGGGCCCGGTTCGACCTGTCGCAGTACACCTGGAAGGCCGGGTCCAGCCAGATGCTCAGCGGTCGCGGAATGCGTGTGGCAAGCAACTTCTTCCACATCGGCGTGCTGTTCGTGCTGGCCGGACACTTTGTCGGCCTGCTGACCCCGGCCTCGGTCTATCACCACGTGATCAGCACCGAGCACAAGCAGTTGCTGGCGATGGTGTCCGGCGGCTTCTTCGGCCTGCTGTGCCTGATCGGCTTGCTGATGCTGGTCAACCGCCGTCTCAGCGACCCTCGGGTGCGGGCCACGTCCAGTACTTCGGACATCCTGATCCTGCTGGTGCTGCTGGCGCAGTTGGTGCTCGGCCTGCTGACTATCGTCGCCTCGACCTCGCACATGGACGGCTCGGTGATGGTGATGCTTGCTGACTGGGCGCAGAACGTGGTGCTGCTGCGGCCGATCGAGGCGGCGCAATCGATCGCCGAGGTGGGCCTGGTCTACAAGCTCCACGTGTTTCTTGGCTTGACCCTGTTCGTGCTGTTCCCGTTCACCCGCTTGGTGCACATCGTCAGCGCGCCGATCTGGTACCTGGGACGTCGTTATCAAATCGTTCGGCAGAAATTCTGA
- the narJ gene encoding nitrate reductase molybdenum cofactor assembly chaperone gives MQILKVISLLLDYPTEHLVTGRDELEQAILQSREISPKQRGALFELLELICGNDLMDGQEHYGALFGRGRALSLLLFEHVHGESRDRGQAMVDMMAQYDAAGFAIGVKELPDYIPLYLEYLSTCDDLDAREGLADISHLLALLAARLEERESAYASCFRALLQIAGAEPHQAVADLREQVAAEVRDDSLEALDKIWEEEAVDFLKAEQQDRCSSLPSAPGKAREESAVPLHWVDFQHEGLAAAPAKEARNV, from the coding sequence ATGCAAATTCTTAAAGTGATTTCGCTGTTGCTCGATTACCCGACCGAACACCTGGTCACTGGCCGTGACGAACTCGAGCAAGCGATTCTGCAGTCGCGGGAAATCAGCCCGAAACAGCGCGGCGCCTTGTTCGAGTTGCTCGAGCTGATCTGCGGCAACGACTTGATGGATGGCCAGGAGCACTACGGTGCGCTGTTCGGCCGTGGCCGCGCGCTGTCGTTGCTGCTGTTCGAACACGTGCACGGCGAGTCCCGCGACCGTGGCCAGGCCATGGTCGACATGATGGCCCAGTACGACGCCGCCGGTTTCGCCATCGGCGTCAAGGAGCTGCCGGACTACATCCCGCTGTACCTGGAATACCTCTCGACCTGCGACGACCTCGATGCCCGCGAGGGCCTGGCGGATATTTCGCACTTGCTGGCGTTGCTCGCGGCGCGTCTGGAGGAGCGTGAAAGCGCCTACGCCAGCTGCTTCCGCGCGCTGCTGCAGATTGCCGGCGCCGAGCCTCATCAGGCGGTGGCCGATTTGCGCGAGCAAGTGGCCGCCGAGGTGCGCGACGACTCCCTCGAAGCCCTCGACAAGATCTGGGAAGAGGAGGCCGTGGACTTCCTCAAGGCCGAGCAGCAGGACCGTTGCAGTTCGCTGCCAAGCGCCCCGGGCAAGGCCCGGGAAGAAAGCGCGGTGCCGTTGCACTGGGTGGATTTTCAGCATGAAGGGCTGGCCGCCGCGCCGGCCAAGGAGGCACGCAATGTCTAA
- the narH gene encoding nitrate reductase subunit beta codes for MKIRSQIGMVLNLDKCIGCHTCSITCKNVWTSREGMEYAWFNNVESKPGIGYPKEWENQDKWKGGWVRNANGSINPRIGGKFRVLANIFANPDLPSIDDYYEPFDFDYQHLHTAPLGEHQPTARPRSVISGKRMQKIEWGPNWEEILGTEFAKRRKDKNFDKIQADIYGEYENTFMMYLPRLCEHCLNPACAASCPSGAIYKREEDGIVLIDQEKCRGWRMCISGCPYKKIYFNWKSGKSEKCIFCYPRIEAGMPTVCSETCVGRIRYLGVLLYDADRISEVASTANEHDLYEKQLEIFLDPNDPAVIRQALKDGVPQSVIDSAQRSPVYKMAVDWKLALPLHPEYRTLPMVWYVPPLSPIQNAAEAGTVGMNGVIPDVDSLRIPLRYLANLLTAGDEKPVKRALKRLLAMRAYKRSEQVDGLQDLQVLKDVGLSVEQVEEMYRYLAIANYEDRFVVPSAHREDAMSDAFAERSGCGFSFGSGCSGASDTNMFGAKKANRRDVLKTVQLWED; via the coding sequence ATGAAGATTCGCTCACAAATCGGCATGGTCCTGAACCTGGACAAATGCATCGGCTGCCACACCTGCTCGATCACCTGCAAAAACGTCTGGACCAGCCGCGAAGGCATGGAATACGCCTGGTTCAACAACGTTGAAAGCAAGCCTGGTATTGGTTACCCGAAAGAATGGGAAAACCAGGACAAGTGGAAGGGCGGTTGGGTGCGCAATGCCAACGGCAGCATCAACCCGCGCATCGGCGGCAAGTTCCGGGTGCTGGCGAACATCTTCGCCAACCCTGATCTGCCGAGCATCGACGACTACTACGAGCCGTTCGACTTCGACTACCAGCACCTGCACACCGCACCGCTGGGCGAGCACCAGCCGACCGCGCGGCCACGTTCGGTGATCTCCGGCAAGCGCATGCAGAAAATCGAGTGGGGCCCGAACTGGGAAGAAATTCTCGGCACCGAGTTCGCCAAGCGTCGCAAGGACAAAAACTTCGACAAGATCCAGGCGGACATCTACGGCGAGTACGAAAACACTTTCATGATGTACCTGCCGCGCCTCTGCGAGCACTGCCTCAACCCGGCGTGCGCGGCGTCCTGCCCGAGCGGCGCGATCTACAAGCGTGAAGAGGACGGCATTGTCCTGATCGACCAGGAGAAATGCCGCGGCTGGCGGATGTGCATCAGCGGCTGCCCGTACAAGAAAATCTACTTCAACTGGAAGAGCGGTAAATCCGAGAAGTGCATTTTCTGCTACCCACGGATCGAAGCCGGCATGCCCACCGTCTGTTCGGAAACCTGCGTCGGACGTATTCGCTACCTCGGCGTACTGCTTTACGACGCCGACCGCATCAGCGAAGTGGCGAGCACCGCCAACGAGCACGACCTCTATGAGAAGCAACTGGAGATCTTCCTCGACCCGAACGACCCGGCAGTGATTCGCCAGGCCCTGAAAGACGGCGTACCGCAGTCGGTGATCGACTCCGCCCAGCGTTCGCCGGTGTACAAAATGGCCGTCGACTGGAAACTCGCACTGCCGCTGCACCCGGAATACCGCACCTTGCCAATGGTCTGGTACGTGCCGCCCCTGTCGCCGATCCAGAACGCTGCCGAGGCCGGCACCGTCGGCATGAACGGGGTGATCCCGGACGTCGACAGCCTGCGTATTCCGCTGCGCTACCTGGCCAACCTGCTGACCGCCGGCGATGAAAAACCGGTCAAGCGCGCGCTGAAACGCTTGCTGGCGATGCGTGCCTACAAACGCTCCGAGCAGGTCGATGGCCTGCAGGATCTGCAAGTGCTCAAGGATGTCGGCTTGAGCGTGGAACAGGTCGAGGAGATGTACCGCTACCTGGCCATCGCCAACTACGAAGACCGCTTCGTGGTGCCGAGTGCCCACCGTGAAGACGCCATGAGCGACGCCTTCGCCGAACGCTCCGGTTGTGGTTTCAGCTTCGGCAGTGGTTGCAGCGGCGCTTCCGACACCAACATGTTCGGCGCGAAGAAAGCCAACCGCCGCGACGTTCTGAAAACCGTACAGTTGTGGGAGGACTGA